One Gordonia mangrovi genomic region harbors:
- a CDS encoding cyclase family protein, whose product MCDDEVVRYAHDEARRFSRRAALRMTAGAVAGSAGVAAVGASAGQAAAAPTTGRRVIDLTHVLSADFPLWPGSAPVISLPTSHVGPGNRGYATRWMSFSEHSGTHVDAPAHKIGGGIGVDGIAPQDLVAPLAVIDISTRARTDRRTTLTEKDIESYESKHGRLPRRSLVALYSGWQPRTGGVDAPGFAADAVSMLVEERGVVAIGTDTLSIDVIDAVGAHTAILGAGRYAVEAMANLSSVPAAGATVVVGAPRFAGGTGGPARVLAMR is encoded by the coding sequence ATGTGTGACGACGAAGTGGTTCGGTACGCACACGACGAGGCGCGGCGCTTCTCTCGTCGGGCGGCACTGCGCATGACAGCGGGTGCCGTAGCCGGATCGGCGGGCGTTGCTGCCGTCGGAGCGTCGGCGGGGCAGGCCGCGGCGGCGCCGACCACCGGCAGGCGGGTCATCGATCTCACGCACGTGTTGTCGGCCGACTTCCCGCTGTGGCCGGGAAGCGCGCCGGTGATATCGCTTCCGACATCCCATGTGGGACCGGGCAACAGAGGCTATGCGACGAGATGGATGTCGTTTTCCGAGCATTCGGGAACCCACGTCGATGCACCGGCGCACAAGATCGGCGGCGGAATCGGTGTGGATGGGATCGCGCCTCAGGATCTGGTGGCACCGCTTGCCGTGATCGACATTTCCACCCGGGCGCGGACCGATCGGCGGACCACACTGACGGAGAAGGACATCGAGTCCTATGAGTCGAAGCATGGTCGCCTTCCCCGACGTTCCCTCGTTGCGTTGTACAGCGGCTGGCAGCCGCGTACCGGTGGGGTGGACGCGCCGGGATTCGCCGCTGACGCGGTGTCGATGCTTGTCGAGGAGCGAGGCGTGGTCGCGATCGGTACCGACACGCTGAGCATCGATGTGATCGACGCCGTCGGGGCTCACACCGCGATCCTGGGCGCCGGGCGCTACGCAGTGGAGGCGATGGCCAACCTGTCGTCGGTGCCTGCCGCGGGCGCGACCGTCGTGGTGGGAGCGCCACGATTCGCCGGTGGCACCGGTGGCCCGGCCCGGGTGCTCGCGATGCGCTGA